One Turneriella parva DSM 21527 genomic region harbors:
- the galE gene encoding UDP-glucose 4-epimerase GalE → MNILVTGGRGYIGSHACKLLARAGHNVVCIDDESYGKADVSGYAECHRISTRETEKLTALLREKRVDAVMHFAAYIFVGESVEKPDAYYENNVAGTLSLMSAMLAANVKKLIFSSTCATYAELTVAEPLTENHPQNPISPYGRSKLMCEQIMRDYCTTLGFSAVVFRYFNATGADPENEFGEDHVPETHLVPLAVRAALENRTDFVVNGRDFATPDGTAVRDYIHVSDIARAHVLGIDFAFKNSGFHAFNLGNNRGYSILEVLKGIENACSRKINFHFGPRREGDAAMLVGDNALAKQKLGWSPEIPDLEAILKTAVAWEKRRLGLK, encoded by the coding sequence ATGAATATTCTGGTTACAGGTGGGCGTGGCTACATTGGTTCGCATGCCTGTAAACTTCTCGCCCGCGCTGGCCACAACGTCGTCTGCATTGATGACGAGTCTTACGGTAAGGCAGACGTCAGTGGCTATGCTGAATGCCACCGAATCTCAACCCGCGAAACGGAAAAACTCACCGCGCTGCTCCGGGAAAAACGTGTCGATGCAGTGATGCATTTCGCCGCGTATATTTTTGTCGGTGAGTCGGTCGAAAAGCCAGACGCGTATTACGAGAATAATGTCGCGGGCACACTTTCGCTGATGTCGGCGATGCTCGCGGCAAATGTGAAGAAACTCATATTCTCGTCCACTTGCGCAACCTATGCCGAACTCACGGTAGCAGAACCCCTCACCGAAAACCATCCACAGAATCCGATCAGCCCTTATGGCAGGTCAAAACTCATGTGTGAGCAGATCATGCGCGACTACTGTACAACGCTCGGGTTTTCAGCGGTGGTTTTTCGTTATTTCAATGCGACGGGAGCCGACCCGGAAAATGAGTTCGGTGAAGACCACGTGCCCGAGACGCATCTGGTACCGCTCGCCGTGCGAGCCGCGCTTGAAAACCGAACAGATTTTGTCGTGAATGGCAGAGACTTTGCGACTCCCGACGGCACGGCGGTGCGCGATTATATTCATGTCTCTGATATTGCGCGTGCGCACGTGCTGGGCATTGATTTCGCCTTCAAGAATAGCGGGTTTCATGCATTCAATCTGGGCAACAATCGCGGTTACAGCATTCTCGAGGTACTGAAAGGCATCGAGAACGCATGCAGCCGAAAGATCAATTTTCACTTTGGCCCCCGGCGCGAAGGTGACGCGGCAATGCTCGTGGGCGACAATGCACTGGCGAAACAAAAACTCGGTTGGTCTCCCGAGATTCCCGATCTGGAGGCGATTCTGAAGACAGCCGTCGCGTGGGAAAAGCGGCGCCTCGGCCTGAAGTAG
- a CDS encoding glycosyltransferase family 2 protein, protein MPTSKKQPRDTALPKYSLVIPVRNGGELLLDCLRAAMEQTAMPAEIIVFDTDSNDGATAQLKAIAAKTPFRLIKISKHEFDHGGTRSAALRIARHDWVLFITQDAVFANPGSVARLLEATRQPKVGAVYARQLPHTNATPLASSARFINYGEERIVQNLQSAASLGIKTWFTSNSCCLWHKPTLTKAGGFASSLILGEDMHAAARIIQAGATVIYEPEAEVRHSHNYSAWQEFTRYFDIGVFHSQHADLLFTAGSANKEGFRFVKRQASLLWKSAALLSLMLMPFHIAAKFLGYKLGRKYTVFGRRICRMLSMHKNYWK, encoded by the coding sequence GTGCCAACCTCAAAAAAACAGCCACGCGATACTGCGCTGCCAAAATATTCCCTGGTGATTCCGGTGCGTAACGGCGGCGAGCTTCTGCTTGATTGTCTGCGCGCGGCGATGGAGCAAACGGCAATGCCCGCAGAGATTATCGTTTTCGATACCGATTCGAACGATGGGGCGACAGCCCAGCTCAAGGCCATTGCGGCCAAGACACCGTTTCGGCTAATCAAGATCAGCAAACATGAATTCGATCATGGCGGCACCCGCAGCGCAGCTCTAAGGATTGCGCGTCACGACTGGGTGCTTTTCATTACCCAAGACGCCGTATTCGCAAACCCTGGGTCAGTGGCGCGGTTACTCGAGGCGACCCGGCAACCGAAGGTGGGCGCCGTTTATGCGCGGCAATTACCGCACACGAATGCTACCCCCCTCGCGTCGAGCGCCCGCTTCATTAACTATGGTGAAGAGCGTATCGTGCAGAATCTGCAGAGCGCCGCCTCACTCGGCATCAAAACCTGGTTCACCTCGAACAGCTGCTGCCTCTGGCACAAACCGACGCTGACCAAAGCCGGCGGTTTTGCCTCAAGCCTTATACTCGGTGAAGATATGCACGCTGCGGCGCGCATTATTCAGGCAGGCGCGACGGTCATCTATGAGCCCGAAGCAGAGGTCAGGCATTCGCACAACTACAGCGCGTGGCAAGAATTTACCCGCTATTTCGATATCGGCGTCTTTCATTCACAGCATGCAGACCTGCTCTTTACGGCAGGCTCAGCAAATAAAGAAGGATTTCGATTTGTAAAAAGACAGGCTTCGCTGCTATGGAAATCCGCAGCTCTGCTGTCTCTCATGCTGATGCCATTTCACATCGCGGCAAAATTTCTGGGTTACAAACTAGGCCGCAAATACACGGTGTTCGGCAGGCGAATCTGCCGCATGCTCAGCATGCACAAAAATTACTGGAAGTGA
- the wbaP gene encoding undecaprenyl-phosphate galactose phosphotransferase WbaP, with protein MAKSAKGVEVHFAPQSSGTSRNVLYLVALLAIDLTVYTLAFVLAVNTRILLGETVQFVPQFSGDAMRFADLYFMPVLFVTIFAYEGLYKKRLPYIDELKEIAKSIVILTVFLFALISVGKLSHLISRLTILLMAPFALILLGFARYWSKIVLHKIGLGTQNLLIVGEVDAARKIKGEVLSERTLGYRFSGFVPLDAQQEILWKKQAPSDLTRAGAKRDLPRILRELQVTCVLIAAPGQPPEISGRVADEVHRYVQHVLLIPEMRSGALLNAEFYHLFVNQLFLIKLSNSLRERPARLTKMFFDYSLVLMALPFVLPILFLIALAIRFSSPGPALFSQLRTGKDGRPIRVYKFRSMYRDADVRLKELLAKNPAARAEWKKNLKLKNDPRVTRLGAILRKTSLDELPQLINVLKGEMSLVGPRPVPESELLECYAERSDFYKLVRPGMTGLWQISGRSDVSYEQRVEMDTWYVFNWSLYIDLVILYKTIGVVLKRRGAY; from the coding sequence ATGGCGAAGTCGGCAAAAGGTGTCGAGGTGCATTTCGCTCCGCAATCCTCAGGGACTTCACGTAACGTGCTCTACCTGGTTGCTCTATTGGCGATTGACCTCACTGTCTACACGCTGGCATTCGTGCTCGCGGTCAATACCCGCATTTTACTTGGTGAAACCGTGCAGTTCGTGCCGCAGTTTTCTGGCGATGCAATGCGGTTTGCCGACCTCTATTTCATGCCCGTGCTATTCGTTACTATTTTCGCGTATGAGGGGTTGTACAAGAAGCGTCTGCCCTATATCGACGAGTTGAAAGAAATTGCCAAGTCGATCGTGATACTCACGGTTTTTTTGTTCGCCCTCATTTCGGTGGGCAAGTTATCGCACCTTATCAGCCGCCTGACGATATTGCTCATGGCGCCGTTCGCTCTCATATTGCTGGGCTTTGCGCGCTACTGGAGCAAGATCGTGCTGCACAAAATAGGTCTCGGCACGCAGAATCTTCTGATCGTCGGCGAGGTCGATGCTGCCCGCAAAATCAAGGGTGAAGTGCTCTCAGAGCGAACGCTCGGTTACCGTTTCTCGGGGTTTGTACCGCTCGACGCGCAGCAAGAAATCCTCTGGAAAAAACAGGCACCTTCTGACCTGACACGCGCGGGTGCCAAAAGAGATCTACCGCGTATCTTGCGTGAACTGCAGGTCACCTGCGTGCTCATTGCGGCTCCCGGGCAACCGCCCGAAATATCGGGGCGGGTTGCCGACGAGGTTCACCGCTACGTGCAGCATGTCTTGCTGATACCAGAAATGCGTTCGGGAGCTCTCTTAAACGCCGAATTCTACCATCTGTTCGTCAACCAGCTGTTTCTGATTAAATTGAGCAATAGCCTGCGCGAACGCCCTGCACGGCTCACCAAAATGTTTTTCGACTACAGTCTCGTGCTTATGGCATTGCCATTTGTTCTGCCGATTCTGTTTCTGATCGCGCTTGCGATTCGCTTCAGCTCACCTGGGCCGGCGCTCTTCTCACAGCTGCGCACAGGGAAAGATGGCAGGCCGATCAGGGTCTATAAGTTTCGCAGCATGTACCGCGATGCTGACGTTCGCCTCAAAGAACTGCTGGCAAAAAACCCTGCCGCGCGCGCCGAATGGAAGAAAAATCTGAAACTGAAGAACGACCCGCGCGTCACCAGACTCGGGGCGATCTTAAGAAAAACTTCGCTCGATGAATTGCCGCAGCTGATCAACGTGCTGAAAGGCGAAATGAGCCTGGTGGGCCCCCGGCCCGTGCCTGAAAGTGAGCTGCTCGAATGTTATGCAGAGCGCAGCGATTTCTATAAACTGGTTCGTCCAGGTATGACCGGGCTCTGGCAGATCAGCGGGCGCAGCGACGTCAGCTACGAACAACGCGTCGAAATGGACACCTGGTACGTCTTCAACTGGTCGCTTTATATCGATCTCGTCATTCTTTACAAAACCATCGGCGTTGTGCTTAAGCGACGCGGGGCCTATTAG